One part of the Phycisphaeraceae bacterium genome encodes these proteins:
- a CDS encoding D-alanine--D-alanine ligase, with protein MTSNVQKPTVLVLMGGPDAERPVSIDSGTAVASALQANGTFSVETRTIDRLTGEELAAMPGDVIFPALHGRYGEGGILQETLEHDGRPYVGSGPAAARIAMDKLATLLAASRIGIPTLPACILDARDLTSTVGYPCVVKPVHDGSSVGLHICRDEADYTQAIAEVIADRLNHPERAYMVEPHVQGYEITVGVLDGKALPLICIRPASGVYDYEAKYIRNDTVYDIGPPLEDNLTQTLSSRAVSLCREIGVRDLARVDFMVGTAGPWQGGAWLLELNTMPGFTSHSLVPKAAQHVGISFEMLVTQLVSMALHRTNPVSSPVNA; from the coding sequence ATGACAAGCAATGTGCAGAAACCCACCGTGCTGGTTCTGATGGGAGGTCCTGATGCTGAGCGTCCCGTGAGTATTGATTCCGGTACAGCTGTTGCATCGGCACTCCAAGCCAACGGCACGTTCTCTGTTGAAACCCGCACAATCGATCGTTTGACAGGGGAAGAACTCGCTGCAATGCCGGGGGATGTGATATTCCCAGCACTGCACGGGCGATACGGTGAGGGCGGTATTCTGCAGGAAACGCTGGAACATGACGGCAGGCCATATGTCGGATCAGGCCCTGCGGCTGCACGTATAGCTATGGACAAACTGGCGACACTGCTTGCTGCATCTCGCATTGGGATTCCAACCCTCCCAGCGTGCATCCTCGATGCGCGGGATCTCACCTCAACTGTCGGATATCCATGTGTTGTCAAGCCTGTCCATGATGGATCGAGCGTCGGGTTGCATATCTGCAGAGATGAAGCCGACTACACACAAGCGATCGCCGAAGTTATTGCTGACAGATTGAACCACCCCGAGCGGGCATACATGGTTGAGCCGCATGTACAGGGATATGAAATCACTGTTGGCGTGCTTGACGGGAAGGCGCTCCCGCTTATCTGTATTCGGCCAGCGTCAGGCGTGTATGACTATGAAGCAAAGTACATCCGCAACGACACCGTCTATGACATCGGGCCTCCGCTTGAAGATAATCTGACACAAACGCTGTCTAGTAGAGCTGTTTCACTGTGCAGAGAGATCGGGGTGCGAGATCTTGCTCGCGTGGACTTCATGGTAGGAACAGCAGGCCCGTGGCAGGGCGGGGCGTGGCTGCTCGAACTGAACACGATGCCCGGGTTTACCAGCCACTCGCTTGTGCCCAAGGCTGCGCAGCATGTCGGCATCTCATTCGAAATGCTGGTGACACAACTGGTGTCCATGGCTCTCCATCGCACAAATCCGGTTTCGTCGCCCGTTAATGCCTGA
- a CDS encoding transcription elongation factor GreA yields the protein MELLTAEEKSRLEARVKDLIANRSVITARIEEARALGDLKENAEYHSAREQQGLEEAEIRRIEDRLKNANVVDTNTANEAGVVFLGSMVKLRDMDTDEVDVFKLVGEFSDDDPDDYDEVTVTSPMGEALMKARVGETIRFNAPRGVKKFEIVALL from the coding sequence ATGGAACTACTCACAGCTGAAGAGAAATCTCGTCTTGAAGCACGCGTGAAGGATCTCATTGCAAATCGTTCCGTCATTACTGCGCGCATCGAGGAAGCCCGCGCACTTGGCGATCTCAAGGAGAATGCCGAGTATCACTCAGCCCGTGAACAACAGGGGCTTGAGGAGGCTGAGATCAGGCGGATTGAGGATCGTCTCAAGAACGCCAACGTTGTTGATACGAACACCGCAAACGAAGCGGGCGTCGTGTTCCTTGGGTCGATGGTCAAGCTGCGCGATATGGACACGGACGAGGTAGATGTGTTCAAACTCGTTGGCGAGTTCTCAGATGATGACCCTGATGACTATGACGAGGTTACAGTGACCAGCCCAATGGGTGAAGCGCTCATGAAAGCAAGAGTCGGCGAAACAATTCGATTCAATGCTCCACGCGGCGTCAAGAAGTTTGAGATTGTTGCATTGCTGTGA
- a CDS encoding MBL fold metallo-hydrolase: MGRSIERIRALSRHWGWMIAEHVGMRQPEPVLVPTGSLPEREAWDAAQFGAFWFGQATTLLRVNGTTILTDPHFGDRAGTTVYGRQTGRKRSTALPGSIEDLPQIDVVLLSHAHMDHWHKASLERLANSHSSVVIPKNTRRLLPHRGRHFGHIMELDWEHTESVSDLGIHALPCKHWGARFLLDVHRGYNAYVIEADNRKLVFAADTAETDSFDHLSGIDTVIMGIGNYYVPWDTMHATPEQASAMAERMGARRFMPVHHSTFRDPSEPMNEPIERLKLAWQPKPIICERIGDVHLE, translated from the coding sequence ATGGGCAGATCGATCGAACGAATCAGGGCGCTCTCCAGACACTGGGGATGGATGATCGCCGAGCATGTCGGCATGCGCCAACCGGAGCCGGTGCTTGTGCCGACCGGGTCGCTGCCCGAACGTGAAGCATGGGATGCTGCACAGTTCGGTGCATTCTGGTTCGGGCAGGCAACAACACTTCTCAGAGTGAATGGGACAACAATCCTGACCGACCCGCACTTTGGGGACCGCGCCGGCACGACGGTGTACGGAAGGCAGACAGGTCGAAAGAGATCCACAGCACTTCCAGGATCGATCGAGGATCTTCCTCAGATCGATGTTGTGCTGCTTAGCCACGCACACATGGACCACTGGCACAAGGCATCGCTCGAGCGTCTCGCGAATAGTCACTCCAGTGTGGTTATCCCGAAGAACACTCGAAGACTGCTTCCACATCGCGGACGTCACTTCGGGCACATTATGGAACTGGACTGGGAGCACACCGAGTCCGTGTCAGATCTTGGAATACACGCGCTCCCGTGCAAGCACTGGGGCGCACGATTTCTCCTCGATGTCCATCGTGGATACAACGCATACGTAATCGAAGCCGACAACCGGAAGCTTGTATTTGCTGCGGATACCGCAGAGACAGACTCTTTCGACCATCTGAGTGGTATTGACACCGTGATCATGGGTATCGGCAACTACTATGTGCCATGGGACACCATGCACGCGACACCCGAGCAGGCATCAGCCATGGCTGAACGCATGGGTGCCCGGCGTTTCATGCCTGTGCATCACTCGACATTCCGCGATCCCAGCGAGCCAATGAACGAACCGATCGAGCGATTGAAACTCGCCTGGCAGCCCAAGCCAATTATCTGCGAACGCATCGGTGATGTGCATCTCGAATAA
- the cls gene encoding cardiolipin synthase, producing MNAHFFTIGLFGFAINMAVVYLVIEWAIRVLIVPVIIRKHDTAEAITWLAITLFQPIPGLFIYLLLGNQLLGRRRVKAYRKAIEMVESSPHAKAIEPYTAKREDIEPQHRDLFHLASNVSGTRPLAGNSFRIVQDHGQVVDVLVHDIDQAQYHVHLLTYIFRSDATGARVAEALARAAGRGVRCRVLVDGVGSARMLKGLAHTMRSNGIEVREALPVRPLRRPLQRFDVRNHRKLMVVDGSIAYAGSQNMCDADYGLKRFGPWHDLTARITGPMVQQLQMLFCEDWAAETGNIPQDEGIFPEMQKPDGSIISQSVPSGPATRNEAFRNVIFGAINEANHHIVMVTPYFIPDQATLLALKLRAAAGVKLDIIVPERTNSLLVNAAAKSVFADLLRVGAKIHLHRPGLLHVKAITIDDSIALFGSGNFDRRSFRLNFELNLLLHGRAVTHELRTILESYKESTRMLDIDELNRRPWYQRLADDAASLVAPLL from the coding sequence ATGAACGCCCATTTTTTTACCATCGGCCTGTTCGGGTTTGCGATCAACATGGCTGTTGTCTATCTGGTGATCGAGTGGGCGATCCGCGTGCTGATCGTGCCAGTCATCATTCGCAAGCATGATACTGCCGAAGCGATCACATGGCTTGCAATCACGCTGTTCCAGCCGATTCCCGGGCTCTTTATCTATCTTTTGCTGGGGAACCAACTGCTTGGGCGCAGGAGAGTCAAGGCGTATAGAAAAGCGATCGAGATGGTTGAGTCGTCGCCGCACGCAAAGGCGATCGAACCCTATACAGCGAAACGTGAGGATATTGAGCCGCAGCATCGGGACCTGTTCCACCTTGCTTCGAACGTCAGCGGGACACGGCCGCTGGCGGGCAACTCATTCCGCATTGTGCAGGATCACGGGCAGGTTGTGGATGTGCTCGTGCATGACATCGATCAGGCACAGTACCATGTGCATCTGCTCACCTACATCTTCCGAAGCGATGCGACCGGTGCGCGTGTTGCAGAAGCGCTCGCGCGCGCGGCTGGGCGCGGTGTGCGGTGCCGGGTGCTCGTAGACGGTGTTGGTAGCGCTCGCATGCTCAAGGGGCTTGCTCACACGATGCGATCGAATGGCATCGAAGTGCGTGAAGCGCTGCCCGTACGACCGTTGCGACGACCGCTGCAACGATTTGACGTACGCAATCATCGCAAGCTGATGGTGGTCGATGGGAGCATCGCGTACGCGGGCTCGCAGAACATGTGCGATGCGGACTACGGGCTGAAGCGATTCGGTCCATGGCATGATCTAACCGCACGGATCACAGGTCCGATGGTGCAGCAACTGCAGATGCTTTTCTGCGAGGACTGGGCAGCGGAAACAGGGAACATACCGCAGGATGAGGGCATCTTTCCGGAGATGCAGAAGCCGGATGGCTCGATCATTTCGCAGTCTGTGCCGTCCGGGCCAGCCACGCGAAACGAAGCGTTCCGGAACGTGATCTTCGGTGCGATTAACGAAGCAAACCATCACATTGTGATGGTGACTCCGTACTTCATTCCTGACCAGGCAACGCTGCTTGCATTGAAACTTCGCGCTGCTGCTGGCGTGAAGTTAGACATTATTGTGCCCGAACGAACAAACTCGTTGCTTGTGAATGCGGCGGCAAAGTCTGTCTTTGCGGATCTGCTGCGCGTCGGTGCAAAGATCCACCTGCACAGACCTGGGCTTCTGCACGTGAAGGCGATCACTATCGATGATTCCATTGCGCTCTTTGGATCCGGGAACTTCGATCGACGATCATTCCGACTGAACTTTGAGCTGAACCTGCTTCTGCACGGTCGTGCCGTGACGCATGAGCTTCGAACGATACTTGAGTCATACAAGGAGAGCACGCGCATGCTCGACATCGATGAACTCAATCGGCGTCCGTGGTACCAGAGGCTCGCAGACGACGCAGCATCGCTTGTTGCACCGTTGTTGTAG
- a CDS encoding CDGSH iron-sulfur domain-containing protein, with protein sequence MARLIRHDADKPIRIELEDLPKDKPIFICACGLSKNFPFCDGSHKGCKDEVPGEVHVYDPSRTRVVRKEKDTDSQSEAR encoded by the coding sequence ATGGCACGACTCATCAGACACGACGCAGACAAGCCCATCCGTATCGAGCTCGAGGACCTGCCCAAGGACAAACCCATTTTCATCTGCGCGTGCGGACTGTCAAAGAACTTCCCGTTCTGCGACGGCTCACACAAGGGATGCAAAGATGAAGTACCCGGTGAGGTGCATGTCTATGACCCTTCACGCACACGCGTGGTGCGCAAAGAAAAAGACACCGACTCTCAATCGGAGGCAAGATAA
- a CDS encoding dodecin domain-containing protein translates to MADRSVAKVVELTAKSSKSFEDAIQAGIKRANKTLKNVKGAWVKEMKVDCKDGEVTAYCVNMNVTFVLDE, encoded by the coding sequence ATGGCAGATCGTTCCGTTGCAAAGGTGGTCGAACTGACCGCAAAGTCCAGCAAGTCATTTGAAGATGCGATTCAGGCTGGGATCAAGCGTGCAAACAAAACGCTCAAGAACGTCAAGGGCGCGTGGGTTAAGGAGATGAAGGTTGATTGCAAGGACGGCGAAGTTACGGCTTACTGCGTCAACATGAACGTGACGTTTGTGCTCGACGAGTAA
- a CDS encoding DUF21 domain-containing protein produces MPSEYLMWTGLTLVGIGGSALCSGSESALYRVDRLRVEAESAEFRRKGVRHSKASRLSEELHQPDRLLSTLLIANNAFNYVGVLGIAGILHSMAMSETIQVIVNVLIVTPLLLVFAESLPKELFRLSADRAAYLVLPVVRSMRLLFTILLVLPLVLWFSRGVARLFGSSSSMGDARARLSGLLIDAAGTGSITPRQAEMIDSAMQFGQVRVRDVMHSWNEAVCVAKSASRAAIVDAVSRSTGFGVPVLDGNNRVVGAVWKADALSSSHDALRVRTHAKLTPNQSVLGAAERVARSPARIGIVFENDAPVGLVTLDDLVEPLLKASTARRSDQSGN; encoded by the coding sequence ATGCCTTCTGAGTATCTCATGTGGACAGGGCTGACGCTCGTTGGCATTGGCGGCTCAGCTTTGTGCAGCGGCTCAGAGAGTGCGCTCTATCGGGTGGACAGGCTCCGTGTCGAAGCTGAATCTGCCGAGTTCAGACGCAAGGGCGTTCGTCATAGTAAAGCCTCGCGCCTAAGCGAGGAACTCCACCAGCCGGACCGACTGTTGTCAACGCTACTTATCGCGAATAACGCATTCAACTATGTTGGCGTGCTCGGGATTGCAGGAATCCTGCACTCGATGGCGATGAGCGAAACGATACAAGTGATCGTGAACGTGCTTATTGTCACGCCGTTGTTGCTTGTGTTCGCAGAATCCCTCCCGAAAGAACTGTTCAGACTCTCAGCCGATCGCGCGGCATATCTGGTACTCCCGGTTGTGCGTTCGATGCGTCTGCTGTTCACGATTCTGCTCGTTCTCCCGCTTGTATTGTGGTTCTCTCGAGGTGTTGCTAGACTCTTTGGCAGCAGTTCGTCGATGGGCGATGCTCGCGCCAGGCTTTCGGGACTTCTCATTGATGCTGCGGGTACCGGTTCGATCACGCCACGACAGGCCGAGATGATTGATAGCGCCATGCAGTTTGGGCAGGTGCGTGTGCGTGACGTGATGCACTCGTGGAACGAGGCCGTGTGTGTTGCAAAGTCGGCATCGCGCGCGGCGATTGTCGATGCAGTCTCGCGAAGCACGGGCTTTGGGGTGCCAGTGCTTGATGGCAACAATCGCGTTGTCGGTGCTGTCTGGAAGGCAGATGCGCTGTCGTCATCGCATGACGCACTTCGCGTGCGCACGCACGCAAAGCTGACACCGAACCAGTCGGTGCTAGGTGCTGCCGAGCGCGTTGCGAGATCGCCCGCACGAATCGGCATTGTCTTCGAGAATGACGCGCCGGTCGGTCTGGTGACGCTTGACGATCTTGTCGAGCCACTGCTCAAAGCGTCCACAGCAAGGAGGTCTGATCAATCGGGCAACTGA
- a CDS encoding DUF21 domain-containing protein codes for MIVVLLLLLPVLLFVSGVCSAAETAFFSLTHRDRMELQRAHPAVDLRVATVISNHRALLLTILSANTVVNVCIFVLGTMLGWQVHDKAAATAVGIATVLAVILFGEVLAKVLATKFRVQYCLLFSRLWLVIHTAFQPIRIVLNAVLEPLVRICMPRSQKRAKLAPKDVGTLLSTGADEGVIASHEHSLLERVVAIGNVQTTHVMIPRSVVRWCDVNAKPHDVKDIVRGTHIALLPVGEGGIDAGVVGLLDVNTYLYEVELHSVADIRSHLVDARYVPETTRLDALLTMLHEWNLDLAMVVDEHGVVVGLVRTSDIVRVLVPSANTDQIDEMRRVITHEDGSFSVPGNLTAQSWKKVLAIESSDDPFPGDVSTVAGLVMHELGRVPDVGDEIVYGDIRVTVEQMFKNTLERVRLRKEYPQTQEVADAF; via the coding sequence ATGATTGTTGTCCTGTTGTTGCTTCTGCCGGTGCTGTTGTTTGTGTCGGGCGTCTGTTCTGCTGCTGAGACCGCCTTCTTCTCGTTGACTCATCGTGATCGGATGGAGTTACAGCGAGCGCATCCCGCGGTCGATCTGCGCGTTGCAACAGTAATCTCTAACCACAGAGCGCTCTTGCTGACGATCCTGTCTGCAAACACGGTTGTCAATGTGTGCATCTTTGTTCTCGGTACGATGCTTGGATGGCAGGTCCATGACAAGGCCGCTGCGACCGCGGTCGGTATTGCGACTGTGCTGGCCGTTATTCTCTTTGGTGAGGTTCTGGCCAAGGTGCTTGCGACAAAGTTTCGAGTGCAGTACTGCCTGCTGTTCTCGCGTCTGTGGCTTGTGATTCATACTGCGTTTCAGCCTATACGTATTGTGCTGAATGCGGTGCTTGAACCATTGGTGCGCATTTGCATGCCTCGATCGCAGAAACGGGCAAAGCTCGCGCCGAAGGATGTGGGAACGCTTCTGTCAACCGGCGCGGACGAGGGTGTGATCGCATCGCACGAGCACTCTCTGCTCGAGCGTGTTGTTGCGATCGGAAACGTGCAGACAACACACGTTATGATCCCACGTTCGGTCGTGCGATGGTGTGACGTCAACGCAAAGCCGCATGACGTGAAAGATATTGTGCGAGGAACCCACATCGCGCTTCTTCCCGTTGGTGAAGGTGGAATCGATGCTGGTGTTGTGGGACTTCTAGATGTTAATACCTACCTTTATGAAGTCGAGTTGCACAGCGTCGCAGATATCCGATCGCATCTCGTTGATGCGAGGTACGTTCCAGAGACCACTCGTCTAGATGCACTTCTGACGATGCTGCATGAGTGGAATCTTGATCTTGCCATGGTTGTGGATGAGCACGGCGTCGTCGTGGGACTGGTGCGCACGAGCGACATCGTGCGCGTTCTGGTTCCGAGTGCAAATACCGATCAGATCGACGAAATGCGCCGTGTTATTACACACGAGGATGGCTCGTTCTCCGTCCCGGGTAATCTGACAGCACAATCGTGGAAGAAAGTGCTTGCAATTGAATCGAGTGATGATCCGTTCCCAGGGGACGTCTCGACGGTCGCTGGGCTTGTCATGCACGAACTTGGTCGCGTGCCTGATGTTGGCGATGAGATCGTGTATGGCGATATTCGTGTGACTGTAGAGCAGATGTTCAAAAACACTCTCGAGCGGGTGCGGTTACGTAAAGAATATCCGCAAACTCAGGAGGTGGCAGATGCCTTCTGA
- a CDS encoding DnaJ domain-containing protein, with amino-acid sequence MCSAFQVLGLPEKFDLTERQIESAYMSRASTTHPDLLDATEDAELLSAVLNKARQCLLNPESRAQELLRILAPPETMSDTSLPEGFLMDIMDARMGMEMALSSEDVDEIERWRVWAQTQRTGYMEQVGGMFESLPSIGDAEIHKKAHEIKQTLNAWRYIERMRNQLDEHMDITQ; translated from the coding sequence ATGTGCTCAGCGTTCCAGGTTCTTGGCTTGCCGGAGAAGTTCGATTTGACCGAACGGCAGATCGAGAGCGCGTATATGTCGCGTGCCTCGACAACGCATCCAGATCTTCTTGATGCAACAGAAGATGCCGAACTTCTGTCGGCAGTCTTGAACAAGGCTAGGCAGTGTCTTCTCAATCCGGAATCGCGCGCACAGGAGTTGCTGAGAATACTGGCGCCACCAGAGACGATGTCTGACACGTCGCTACCCGAAGGCTTTCTGATGGACATCATGGACGCACGGATGGGTATGGAGATGGCGTTGTCATCCGAAGATGTAGATGAGATTGAAAGGTGGCGAGTGTGGGCTCAAACCCAAAGGACCGGATACATGGAGCAGGTTGGCGGTATGTTTGAGTCACTACCCAGCATAGGTGATGCAGAGATCCACAAGAAAGCGCATGAGATCAAGCAAACGCTGAACGCGTGGCGATACATTGAGCGGATGCGAAACCAACTGGACGAGCACATGGACATAACACAATGA
- a CDS encoding aspartate/glutamate racemase family protein gives MESQSPSLATVVRGDPASLPRHIGVAAVSPVGASLFYKRLFAHIAHTLPASQQPRITFHNEPLTEYIRAAEQLNWPAVGGLLAKSARILHHAGAEVCVTPDNAVQFSLHLAETDSPIPWIAMTDTATTVIERDNRSTVGLLGTKWVTGGSVYQTALGMKGIKAVAPAESDSDILHAIILGELVFGEVSSASQAKIDEIINRLLDRGVDSILLCCSEGQLATTAERCPVPIYDSVDILAEHVVNWTLSANITS, from the coding sequence TTGGAATCACAGTCACCATCTCTGGCAACTGTCGTGCGTGGTGATCCCGCTTCGCTCCCTCGCCACATTGGCGTGGCAGCTGTCTCTCCGGTTGGTGCATCTCTTTTTTACAAGCGCCTCTTTGCCCACATAGCTCACACCCTTCCCGCTTCACAACAGCCACGCATTACTTTCCACAACGAACCGCTTACCGAGTACATCAGGGCTGCTGAACAGTTGAACTGGCCAGCCGTTGGTGGCTTGTTGGCAAAGTCAGCTCGAATCCTTCATCACGCCGGTGCTGAAGTTTGTGTTACGCCCGATAATGCCGTTCAGTTCTCACTTCACCTTGCCGAAACAGACTCTCCAATCCCCTGGATTGCAATGACTGACACAGCCACAACCGTCATCGAGCGGGACAATCGCTCCACGGTTGGTCTTCTTGGGACAAAGTGGGTTACGGGCGGATCCGTGTATCAGACAGCATTGGGGATGAAGGGCATCAAGGCTGTTGCACCGGCAGAATCAGACTCTGACATCCTGCACGCAATCATCCTTGGGGAGCTTGTCTTCGGTGAGGTTTCGTCTGCTTCTCAGGCAAAGATCGACGAAATCATCAATCGGCTGCTCGACCGGGGAGTAGATTCCATTCTGCTGTGCTGCTCTGAGGGTCAACTGGCCACAACCGCAGAGCGCTGCCCGGTGCCGATCTACGACAGTGTCGACATACTTGCCGAACACGTGGTCAACTGGACACTTTCTGCGAATATCACGAGTTAA